Part of the Janibacter endophyticus genome is shown below.
GGCAGCCGACGGCGGTGAGCAGACGGTCACCGGACGCAAGCTCCACAAGTACGCGCAGTCCGGTCCGCGCAACCAGCCGCGGAAGCAGCCGCGGTCCAGGCGATGACGATCGACGCGTCGCGCGCGGAGACCGCGCAGCTCGTCGGCTCGCTGCTGCGGGACGTCCCGGACTTCCCCGAGCCGGGGGTCCTCTTCAAGGACATCACCCCGCTCATCGGTGACGGCGCCGCCCTCGCGGCGGTGGCGCGGGTCATGGCCGAGCCCTACCGCGATGCGGGCCTGACCTCGGTGGTCGGGCTCGAGGCGCGCGGCTTCATCTTCGGGACCGCGGTGGCGCTCGAGCTCGGGGTCGGCTTCGTCCCGGTGCGCAAGGCGGGCAAGCTGCCGGCGCAGACGGTCTCGCTCGACTACTCGCTCGAGTACGGGACCGCGACGATCGAGATCCACGAGGACGCGGTGCTGGCGGGGGGGCGGGTCGTCGTCGTCGACGACGTGCTGGCCACCGGGGGCACCGCCGCCGCGGCCGTCGAGCTGCTCGAGCAGGTCGGCGCCGAGGTCGTCGCCGTGGACGTCGTCGTCGAGCTGGCCGCGCTGAGGGGCCGGGAGCGGCTGGAGGGTCGCGAGGTCACCGCGCTGCTCACCGTCTAGGCTTCGTCCATGACAGACCCGCGGCCGAGCACAGGACCCGCCACCGGCGGATTCTCGGCGCGCCAGCTGGCCCGGGCCTCGCTCGCCCGCATCGGGTCGCGGGCGACGACGACCGCGCTGCCCGAGCTCGAGCCGCTGCTCCAGGTCGTCCGCAAGACCCACCCCAAGGCCGACCTCAGCGTCATCGAGCAGGCCTACCGGGTCGCCGAGCGCGCGCACGAGGGGCAGCGCCGCAAGAGCGGCGACCCCTACATCACCCACCCCGTCGCCGTCGCGACGATCCTCGCCGAGCTCGGCATGACCCCCGTGACGCTCGCTGCCGCGCTGCTGCACGACACCGTCGAGGACACCGACTACTCCCTCGACCAGCTCGAGGAGGACTTCGGGGCCGAGATCGCCAAGCTCGTCGACGGCGTCACCAAGCTCGACAAGGTGACCTACGGCGACGCCGCGCAGGCCGAGACGGTCCGCAAGATGGTCGTCGCGATGGCCCGCGACATCCGCGTGCTCGTCATCAAGCTCGCCGACCGGCTGCACAACGCCCGCACCTGGAAGTACGTCTCGCAGGGATCGGCCCAGCGCAAGGCCCAGGAGACCCTCGAGATCTACGCGCCGCTGGCCCACCGGCTCGGCATGAACACCATCAAGTGGGAGCTCGAGGACCTCTCCTTCGCGACGCTCTACCCCAAGGTCTACGACGAGATCGTCCGCCTCGTGGCCGAGCGGGCGCCGGCGCGCGAGGAGTACCTCGCCACGGTGCGCGCCCAGGTCGTCCTCGACCTGCGCGAGGCCCGGATCAACGCCACCGTCACCGGCCGGCCGAAGCACTACTACTCCGTGTACCAGAAGATGATCGTCGGCGGTCGCGAGTTCGGCGAGATCTACGACCTCGTCGCCGTCCGCGTCCTCGTCGACAGCGTGCGCGACTGCTACGCCGCCCTCGGGGCCCTGCACGCCCGGTGGAACCCGCTGCCCGGCCGCTTCAAGGACTACATCTCGCTGCCGAAGTTCAACATGTATCAGTCGCTGCACACGACGGTCATCGGCCCGCAGGGCAAGCCGGTCGAGATCCAGATCCGCACCCACGCGATGCACCGTCGCGCCGAGTACGGCGTCGCCGCGCACTGGAAGTACAAGGACGACCCCACTGCCCGCGTCGCGAAGGGCAACGACACGGGCAACGTCTCGGAGATGGCCTGGCTGCGGCAGCTGCTCGACTGGCAGCGCGAGACCGCCGACCCGGGGGAGTTCCTCGACTCGCTGCGCTACGAGATCAACGCTCGCGAGGTCTACGTCTTCACCCCCAAGGGGCAGGTGATCGCCCTGCCCGCCGGAGCGACCCCGGTCGACTTCGCCTACGCCGTGCACACCGAGGTCGGGCACAAGACCATCGGTGGCCGGGTCAACGGGCGACTCGTGCCGCTCGACTCCACCCTCGAGACCGGCGACGTCGTCGAGGTGCTCACGAGCAAGGCCGAGGGCGCGGGCCCCTCCCGCGACTGGCTCGGCTTCGTGCGCTCACCGCGGGCGCGCAACAAGATCAAGCACTGGTTCTCGCGCGAGCGCAAGGAGGAGATGGCCGAGGCCGGCAAGGAGGCCATCGCCCGTGCCGTCCGCAAGCAGAACCTCCCGCTGCAGCGCCTCCTGACCCACGAGATCC
Proteins encoded:
- a CDS encoding adenine phosphoribosyltransferase; protein product: MTIDASRAETAQLVGSLLRDVPDFPEPGVLFKDITPLIGDGAALAAVARVMAEPYRDAGLTSVVGLEARGFIFGTAVALELGVGFVPVRKAGKLPAQTVSLDYSLEYGTATIEIHEDAVLAGGRVVVVDDVLATGGTAAAAVELLEQVGAEVVAVDVVVELAALRGRERLEGREVTALLTV
- a CDS encoding RelA/SpoT family protein, producing MTDPRPSTGPATGGFSARQLARASLARIGSRATTTALPELEPLLQVVRKTHPKADLSVIEQAYRVAERAHEGQRRKSGDPYITHPVAVATILAELGMTPVTLAAALLHDTVEDTDYSLDQLEEDFGAEIAKLVDGVTKLDKVTYGDAAQAETVRKMVVAMARDIRVLVIKLADRLHNARTWKYVSQGSAQRKAQETLEIYAPLAHRLGMNTIKWELEDLSFATLYPKVYDEIVRLVAERAPAREEYLATVRAQVVLDLREARINATVTGRPKHYYSVYQKMIVGGREFGEIYDLVAVRVLVDSVRDCYAALGALHARWNPLPGRFKDYISLPKFNMYQSLHTTVIGPQGKPVEIQIRTHAMHRRAEYGVAAHWKYKDDPTARVAKGNDTGNVSEMAWLRQLLDWQRETADPGEFLDSLRYEINAREVYVFTPKGQVIALPAGATPVDFAYAVHTEVGHKTIGGRVNGRLVPLDSTLETGDVVEVLTSKAEGAGPSRDWLGFVRSPRARNKIKHWFSRERKEEMAEAGKEAIARAVRKQNLPLQRLLTHEILASVADEQRLNDVDALYAAVGGGHVSAQHVVSRLLAISGGEEGATEDLAEATMPGPVRRRRQKGDPGVTVKGMDDVWVKLARCCTPVPGDEIMGFITRGNGVSVHRKDCTNATSLQREPERLIDVSWAPSSNNLFLVQIQVEALDRNRLLSDVTRVLSDSSVNILSATVHTSRDRLAKLRFTFEMGDPTHLAHVLGQVKRIDGVFDAYRITGATEHPQD